One Prunus dulcis chromosome 7, ALMONDv2, whole genome shotgun sequence DNA segment encodes these proteins:
- the LOC117634068 gene encoding magnesium-protoporphyrin IX monomethyl ester [oxidative] cyclase, chloroplastic isoform X2, which yields MAAEMALVKPITNFNNVSPKFGSSRACSYNKLSSTIRMSATAQPTAKKSPKKAIKETLLAPRFYTTDFDEMETLFNTEINKNLNQAEFEALLQEFKTDYNQTHFVRNKEFKEAADKLQGPLRQIFVEFLERSCTAEFSGFLLYKELGRRLKKTNPVVAEIFSLMSRDEARHAGFLNKGLSDFNLALDLGFLTKARKYTFFKPKFIFYATYLSEKIGYWRYITIYRHLKENPEYQCYPIFKYFENWCQDENRHGDFFSALMKAQPQFLNDWKAKLWSRFFCLSVYVTMYLNDCQRTAFYEGIGLNTKEFDMHVIIETNRTTARIFPAVLDVENPEFKRKLDRMVEINQKLIAVGESDDIPLVKNLKRIPMVAALASELLAAYLMPPIESGSVDFAEFETQLVY from the exons atggcagcagag atGGCTCTTGTAAAACCCATCACCAATTTCAACAATGTGAGCCCAAAATTCGGAAGCAGCAGAGCTTGCTCATACAACAAGTTGAGCAGCACAATAAGAATGTCTGCAACTGCACAGCCCACAGCCAAAAAGTCCCCAAAGAAAGCCATCAAGGAGACCCTTTTGGCACCAAGGTTCTACACCACTGACTTTGATGAGATGGAGACCCTCTTCAACACTGAGATCAACAAGAACCTCAACCAGGCTGAGTTTGAGGCTCTGCTTCAGGAGTTCAAGACTGACTACAACCAGACCCACTTTGTGAGGAACAAGGAGTTCAAGGAGGCTGCTGATAAGCTCCAAGGCCCCCTCAGACAGATTTTTGTGGAGTTCTTGGAGAGGTCTTGCACTGCTGAGTTCTCTGGCTTCCTTCTTTACAAAGAGCTTGGAAGAAGGCTCAAG AAAACCAATCCAGTGGTGGCTGAGATATTCTCTCTCATGTCGAGGGATGAAGCCAGGCATGCTGG GTTTTTGAACAAGGGCTTGTCTGATTTTAATTTGGCATTGGACTTGGGGTTTCTGACAAAGGCCAGGAAATACACATTTTTCAAGCCAAAGTTCATCTTCTATGCCACTTATTTATCTGAGAAGATTGGATACTGGAGATACATTACCATATACAGGCATCTCAAGGAGAACCCTGAGTACCAGTGCTATCCCATTTTCAAGTATTTTGAGAACTGGTGTCAGGATGAGAACAGGCATGGTGACTTCTTTTCTGCACTGATGAAGGCACAACCCCAATTCCTTAATGACTGGAAGGCAAAGTTGTGGTCTCGATTCTTCTGCTTATCG GTATATGTGACAATGTACCTAAATGATTGCCAACGCACAGCTTTCTATGAAGGCATTGGGCTCAACACAAAAGAATTTGATATGCATGTTATCATTGAG ACAAATCGCACTACAGCCAGAATTTTCCCAGCTGTGCTTGATGTTGAGAACCCAGAATTCAAAAGGAAACTGGACCGCATGGTGGAGATTAACCAGAAGCTGATTGCTGTCGGGGAGAGCGACGACATTCCCTTGGTGAAGAACTTAAAGAGGATACCTATGGTTGCTGCATTGGCCTCTGAGCTTCTGGCTGCATACCTTATGCCACCCATTGAGTCTGGATCTGTTGATTTTGCTGAGTTTGAAACCCAACTGGTGTACTGA
- the LOC117634068 gene encoding magnesium-protoporphyrin IX monomethyl ester [oxidative] cyclase, chloroplastic isoform X1 gives MAAEMALVKPKFAPKMAAEMALVKPITNFNNVSPKFGSSRACSYNKLSSTIRMSATAQPTAKKSPKKAIKETLLAPRFYTTDFDEMETLFNTEINKNLNQAEFEALLQEFKTDYNQTHFVRNKEFKEAADKLQGPLRQIFVEFLERSCTAEFSGFLLYKELGRRLKKTNPVVAEIFSLMSRDEARHAGFLNKGLSDFNLALDLGFLTKARKYTFFKPKFIFYATYLSEKIGYWRYITIYRHLKENPEYQCYPIFKYFENWCQDENRHGDFFSALMKAQPQFLNDWKAKLWSRFFCLSVYVTMYLNDCQRTAFYEGIGLNTKEFDMHVIIETNRTTARIFPAVLDVENPEFKRKLDRMVEINQKLIAVGESDDIPLVKNLKRIPMVAALASELLAAYLMPPIESGSVDFAEFETQLVY, from the exons atggcagcagagatGGCTCTTGTAAAGCCCAAGTTTGCTCcaaaaatggcagcagagatGGCTCTTGTAAAACCCATCACCAATTTCAACAATGTGAGCCCAAAATTCGGAAGCAGCAGAGCTTGCTCATACAACAAGTTGAGCAGCACAATAAGAATGTCTGCAACTGCACAGCCCACAGCCAAAAAGTCCCCAAAGAAAGCCATCAAGGAGACCCTTTTGGCACCAAGGTTCTACACCACTGACTTTGATGAGATGGAGACCCTCTTCAACACTGAGATCAACAAGAACCTCAACCAGGCTGAGTTTGAGGCTCTGCTTCAGGAGTTCAAGACTGACTACAACCAGACCCACTTTGTGAGGAACAAGGAGTTCAAGGAGGCTGCTGATAAGCTCCAAGGCCCCCTCAGACAGATTTTTGTGGAGTTCTTGGAGAGGTCTTGCACTGCTGAGTTCTCTGGCTTCCTTCTTTACAAAGAGCTTGGAAGAAGGCTCAAG AAAACCAATCCAGTGGTGGCTGAGATATTCTCTCTCATGTCGAGGGATGAAGCCAGGCATGCTGG GTTTTTGAACAAGGGCTTGTCTGATTTTAATTTGGCATTGGACTTGGGGTTTCTGACAAAGGCCAGGAAATACACATTTTTCAAGCCAAAGTTCATCTTCTATGCCACTTATTTATCTGAGAAGATTGGATACTGGAGATACATTACCATATACAGGCATCTCAAGGAGAACCCTGAGTACCAGTGCTATCCCATTTTCAAGTATTTTGAGAACTGGTGTCAGGATGAGAACAGGCATGGTGACTTCTTTTCTGCACTGATGAAGGCACAACCCCAATTCCTTAATGACTGGAAGGCAAAGTTGTGGTCTCGATTCTTCTGCTTATCG GTATATGTGACAATGTACCTAAATGATTGCCAACGCACAGCTTTCTATGAAGGCATTGGGCTCAACACAAAAGAATTTGATATGCATGTTATCATTGAG ACAAATCGCACTACAGCCAGAATTTTCCCAGCTGTGCTTGATGTTGAGAACCCAGAATTCAAAAGGAAACTGGACCGCATGGTGGAGATTAACCAGAAGCTGATTGCTGTCGGGGAGAGCGACGACATTCCCTTGGTGAAGAACTTAAAGAGGATACCTATGGTTGCTGCATTGGCCTCTGAGCTTCTGGCTGCATACCTTATGCCACCCATTGAGTCTGGATCTGTTGATTTTGCTGAGTTTGAAACCCAACTGGTGTACTGA
- the LOC117635871 gene encoding probable protein S-acyltransferase 4 produces MAQNKPKRLYQVWKGSNNFLCGGRLIFGPDVASLLLSTLLVAGPAVAFCIKVYFKIKHGKNTDYPVLIVGSVLTVLDLTFLFLTSGRDPGIVPRNSRPPESDEAFDLATPSMEWVNERTPHLKLPRTKDVIVNGHTVKVKYCDTCLLYRPPRVSHCSICNNCVQRFDHHCPWVGQCIGIRNYRFFFMFISTSTILCIYVFVFSWINIVQEGGVPKAVSKDILSDFLLVYCFIAIWFVGGLTIFHSYLICTNQTTYENFRYRYDKKENPYNKGVMWNIKEVFFCKIPPSMNRFRSFIEMDEQMIAGSVTPNLDEGIMGSKEKIDIEMGTGIAEDNGFPIPNLLLNFDYDDLEDDLKNAGEQRGPAFDTFFPIQTEAKESVKYSMDGDKITESVQSVTTRDGVRDYVGSSPPRDELRASVQSTISLDGANEEAGCGNNDPKTKHKGLATTDLF; encoded by the exons ATGGCACAGAATAAACCCAAGAGGCTATACCAAGTCTGGAAAGGAAGCAAT aacTTTCTCTGTGGCGGAAGATTAATTTTTGGTCCTGATGTGGCATCTCTTCTTCTGTCCACACTTCTTGTTGCCGGCCCAGCAGTTGCCTTTTGTATAAaggtttattttaaaatcaaacatGGGAAGAATACAGATTATCCTGTATTAATTGTTGGCTCAGTCCTTACTGTTTTG GATTTAACATTTCTGTTCTTGACTTCTGGTAGGGATCCTGGAATAGTCCCTAGAAATTCAAGGCCTCCAGAATCAGATGAAGCATTTGATCTAGCAACCCCATCAATGGAGTGGGTTAATGAAAGAACTCCTCATTTGAAACTACCACGAACCAAAGATGTCATTGTAAATGGTCACACAGTAAAAGTGAAGTACTGTGATACTTGTTTGCTTTATCGCCCTCCTCGTGTATCTCACTGTTCTATCTGCAACAATTGTGTTCAGAGATTCGATCATCATTGTCCATGGGTTGGCCAATGCATTGGAATT CGTAACTATAGGTTCTTCTTCATGTTCATATCAACCTCAACCATATTGTGCATATATGTTTTTGTCTTCTCTTGGATAAATATAGTTCAAGAAGGCGGTGTTCCAAAAGCTGTGTCGAAAGATATCCTCTCAGATTTCCTTTTAGTGTACTGCTTCATCGCTATCTGGTTTGTTGGTGGCCTTACAATCTTCCATTCCTACTTGATATGCACAAACCAG ACAACATATGAAAACTTCCGGTACCGATATGATAAGAAGGAGAACCCATATAACAAAGGAGTGATGTGGAACATCAAAGAAGTTTTTTTCTGTAAGATCCCTCCTTCAATGAATAGATTCCGATCATTCATTGAAATGGATGAACAGATGATCGCAGGATCTGTGACTCCAAATCTTGATGAAGGTATTATGGGCTCAAAGGAGAAAATTGATATTGAAATGGGAACTGGCATTGCGGAGGACAATGGTTTTCCAATTCCCAACCTTTTGCTGAATTTTGACTATGATGATTTGGAGGATGATTTGAAGAATGCAGGGGAACAACGAGGACCTGCTTTTGACACTTTCTTTCCCATTCAGACAGAAGCAAAAGAATCTGTGAAATACTCAATGGATGGAGATAAAATTACAGAATCTGTGCAAAGTGTTACTACAAGGGATGGAGTGAGAGATTATGTGGGAAGCTCACCTCCGAGAGATGAATTGAGAGCATCTGTACAGAGCACCATTTCCTTGGATGGAGCAAATGAGGAAGCTGGTTGTGGAAATAACGATCCTAAAACCAAGCATAAAG GTTTGGCTACAACAGATCTCTTCTAG